One genomic window of Pelmatolapia mariae isolate MD_Pm_ZW linkage group LG5, Pm_UMD_F_2, whole genome shotgun sequence includes the following:
- the LOC134627887 gene encoding signaling threshold-regulating transmembrane adapter 1-like: MAENCSSPQQASQLGCLSKELQATLGVLSAALIISLAWNIFCCVSKFGSGKWRCPLRRRQSQSLRQMEENPIYGNLSYLQTSVTLLTEDNPPHSSLSSSNVKYQRRVRSDLQSKNHDCYANLTLKGPRLQAGHSCPQIQYSDVMQVGEPPESEKEDDGNTDALSTVSDLYASVQTQRTKTIDSADNEEGYANHL; encoded by the exons ATGGCAGAAAATTGCAGCTCCCCTCAGCAAG cTTCACAGTTGGGTTGTTTATCTAAGGAATTACAAGCGACCTTAGGGGTTCTCAGTGCAGCGCTGATCATCTCACTGGCATGGAATATTTTTTGTTGTGTATCAAAATTTGGCTCAG GAAAATGGAGATGTCCACTGAGAAGACGGCAAAG TCAGAGCTTGAGGCAGATGGAAGAAAATCCTATTTATGGAAACTTAAGCTACCTGCAAACAA GCGTAACTTTGTTAACAGAAGACAATCCCCCTCACTCATCACTCAGTTCTTCAAATGTGAAGTATCAGCGGAGAGTCAGATCAGACTTACAG TCCAAAAACCACGACTGCTATGCCAACCTGACCTTAAAGGGCCCCAGGCTGCAGGCTGGTCACAGCTGTCCACAGATACAGTACTCAGATGTAATGCAGGTAGGGGAGCCACCGGAGTCAGAGAAGGAGGATGACGGTAACACGGACGCCCTCTCCACCGTGTCTGATCTGTATGCTTCCGTGCAAACTCAGCGAACAAAAACCATTGACTCTGCAGACAATGAGGAAGGCTATGCCAACCATCTCTGA